One window of Thermocoleostomius sinensis A174 genomic DNA carries:
- a CDS encoding PD-(D/E)XK nuclease family protein, which yields MTNIIAIAEGITTFRQVEEKLGLTLSDAREFFTEWMDEQPQLTEYEQTRVDQIRSNYLYQVSEGILLEETIKMVVLSPVLELAGFYQAPYRFRAEVPVEIEALGDDDEVLRGRIDALVLQNKLWIVRIESEKTTFDLELALPQTLAYMAANPKLEQVLYGMITNGSSHLFVKTSGKQYGTSDVFSTRSQYRNTLGEVLKILRHLGRLVVS from the coding sequence ATGACTAATATCATTGCGATCGCAGAAGGCATTACAACATTTCGACAGGTTGAAGAAAAATTAGGGTTAACCCTGAGTGATGCCCGTGAGTTTTTTACTGAATGGATGGATGAACAACCTCAATTAACGGAATACGAACAAACTCGTGTTGACCAGATACGTTCTAATTATCTTTATCAAGTCTCAGAAGGGATTCTTCTAGAAGAAACGATTAAGATGGTTGTTCTTTCTCCCGTACTGGAACTTGCTGGCTTCTACCAAGCTCCCTACCGATTTCGGGCAGAAGTACCCGTCGAAATTGAAGCGCTGGGTGATGACGATGAAGTTTTACGAGGTCGGATTGATGCCCTGGTGCTGCAAAATAAGCTGTGGATTGTTCGAATTGAATCAGAGAAAACAACGTTTGATTTGGAATTGGCACTTCCTCAAACCTTAGCTTACATGGCAGCAAATCCAAAGCTCGAACAAGTTCTCTACGGCATGATCACCAACGGAAGCAGCCATTTGTTTGTTAAAACTTCAGGCAAACAATATGGAACCTCTGATGTGTTCTCAACGCGATCGCAGTATCGCAACACACTTGGCGAAGTCTTGAAAATTCTGCGACATCTAGGTCGTTTAGTGGTGAGTTAA
- a CDS encoding helicase-related protein, with the protein MPYLLRNHPWKISYSNDENNPVADFYIPALECAIQYDRKSGFFNSTILSKVARGLGAMLQNQGQIRLVMGCQFSPEDLQAIKQGYQLREVLTQRLDADLQPPKNFAQLKHFEILSWLIQNQYLDIRIAISLKSDGTPEESERQLDPNRIFHEKVGIITDANGDQLAFSGSNNESIGGWQANIESFHVYLAWEGGRDLERVQLEIIRFEKLWTNQMPGVRVFEVPEAVKHKLLRYTPSTQPTWNQQVEFDTRPLKDVEKGSAKDTESEEEQIPASPCLPVAMSSEDWEREHSAFVKLANLHQEAGCLDFSIKSIPVNPWPHQLKILRRVAQDFPRSYLIADEVGLGKTIETGLILRYLLLAQKVKRVLVLAPASVQPQWQTELREKFNLHFWSLIQGELKDPYGYSSIVNRHLSFADSQGQVTNDNIWNTQNLILASSHLIRRKERMQELLQAEPWDLIVLDEAHHARRKSPQARKDTPNRLLELMRQLRKRTKALLLLSATPMQIDSIEVFDLLSLLGLEGHWQYSDNFCNYFAALTDKPDRFILEFWQQMSTDYFALGGQACPRLQQHLEKKDRLLTYRLQDIWKDGRKIINSKQLLEDEPFLATSRQYLTTNTPLKDKMFRHTRDTLRQYYRRGLLERDIPVREVWDNAIVLEPNREATLYRAVSDYVRHFYRLAQKENRKALGFLMTLYRKRLTSSFYAVQQSLQRRLDALLTQQGNGLTADDLTELDDAEDAVIEGLESYLEPIDPKEIQYLEDLLRQFDNTGEDTKCARFITMLRRELNERESAIVFTQYTDTMDYLRDFLSSSFGSLIACYSGRSGELYRNGKWQTVPKEDIKHRFREGDIKLLLCTESASEGLNLQTCGVLFNYDMPWNPMRVEQRIGRIDRIGQRYTTVRIHNFYYDGTVEAKVYKKLRDRINAFATVVGNLQPILATVPTFLERAVMSADPQEEDVLLSEFDHTLDTPLLRPALDEMVVMDVEADLTAIREPIPPTPTTPEAIEHLFTTLALAQAVGAVFERQSSNTWKLMYRQQTYAVTFYPDRFDEFPSLRLMSFGEPLFEELLQHIICYTPTSSSDLP; encoded by the coding sequence ATGCCCTATCTCCTGCGTAATCACCCCTGGAAAATCAGCTACTCGAACGACGAAAACAATCCCGTCGCGGACTTCTACATTCCTGCGTTGGAATGTGCGATTCAGTACGATCGCAAATCTGGCTTCTTCAACAGCACCATTCTCAGCAAAGTAGCACGAGGACTGGGAGCCATGTTGCAAAACCAGGGACAGATACGGCTAGTTATGGGTTGCCAGTTCAGCCCGGAAGATTTGCAGGCAATCAAGCAGGGATACCAATTGCGAGAGGTACTGACTCAACGACTGGATGCCGATCTTCAGCCACCTAAAAACTTTGCCCAACTCAAACATTTCGAGATTCTCAGTTGGCTAATTCAGAATCAATACCTCGATATTCGCATCGCCATTTCCCTCAAGTCAGACGGGACACCCGAAGAGAGCGAACGCCAACTTGATCCTAACCGTATCTTCCACGAAAAGGTTGGCATCATTACCGACGCAAACGGTGATCAGCTTGCCTTCAGTGGCTCTAATAACGAGTCGATCGGCGGCTGGCAAGCGAACATTGAGTCTTTCCACGTCTATCTCGCTTGGGAAGGTGGGCGAGATCTAGAACGGGTGCAGCTTGAGATTATCCGGTTCGAGAAACTTTGGACGAATCAGATGCCAGGTGTGCGAGTGTTTGAAGTGCCTGAAGCCGTCAAACATAAGCTCCTACGTTACACCCCCTCTACTCAGCCTACTTGGAACCAACAAGTCGAATTTGATACCCGCCCTTTGAAGGACGTGGAGAAGGGGAGCGCAAAGGACACTGAGAGTGAGGAAGAGCAGATCCCCGCGTCTCCGTGTCTCCCTGTCGCCATGTCCTCTGAGGACTGGGAACGGGAGCATTCAGCTTTCGTGAAACTTGCCAACCTTCATCAAGAAGCAGGCTGCCTTGATTTCTCAATCAAATCTATACCCGTCAACCCATGGCCCCATCAACTCAAAATTCTTCGTCGTGTTGCTCAAGACTTTCCTCGTAGCTATCTGATTGCCGATGAGGTTGGTTTAGGAAAGACGATCGAAACTGGGCTAATTCTCCGCTACCTGCTGCTTGCCCAAAAGGTCAAACGAGTATTAGTCTTGGCTCCTGCTAGCGTTCAACCTCAATGGCAAACTGAATTACGAGAGAAATTTAATCTCCATTTCTGGTCGTTGATTCAAGGTGAACTGAAAGATCCTTACGGTTATTCGTCAATCGTCAATCGTCATTTGTCGTTTGCAGATAGCCAAGGTCAAGTGACAAATGACAATATCTGGAATACCCAAAATCTGATTCTTGCATCCAGCCATCTCATTCGTCGCAAAGAGCGGATGCAAGAACTCCTCCAAGCCGAACCTTGGGATCTCATTGTTCTTGATGAAGCCCATCATGCCCGCCGCAAAAGTCCTCAAGCTCGAAAAGACACTCCCAACCGCCTACTCGAACTGATGCGCCAACTGCGGAAAAGAACGAAAGCATTACTGCTCCTCTCCGCCACTCCCATGCAAATTGATTCGATCGAAGTCTTTGATCTACTCAGCCTGTTAGGACTAGAAGGACACTGGCAGTACAGCGACAACTTCTGCAACTACTTTGCTGCCCTGACCGATAAACCCGACCGTTTCATTCTAGAGTTCTGGCAGCAAATGTCTACGGATTATTTTGCTCTTGGTGGTCAAGCCTGTCCTCGATTACAACAGCATTTAGAAAAGAAAGACCGTCTGCTGACCTATCGCCTGCAAGACATTTGGAAAGACGGACGAAAAATCATCAATAGTAAACAGCTACTTGAAGATGAACCGTTTCTCGCAACCTCCCGCCAATACCTGACCACCAACACCCCACTGAAGGACAAAATGTTTCGCCACACCCGCGATACCCTGCGGCAATACTATCGTCGGGGACTGCTAGAGCGCGATATTCCTGTGCGGGAAGTGTGGGACAACGCAATTGTGCTGGAACCCAACCGAGAAGCAACACTTTACCGCGCTGTCAGTGATTACGTTCGTCACTTCTATCGATTGGCACAGAAAGAGAATCGCAAAGCGTTGGGCTTTCTCATGACCCTCTACCGCAAACGCCTGACCAGTTCTTTCTACGCCGTGCAACAATCTTTGCAACGCCGTCTAGATGCGCTACTCACTCAACAAGGGAACGGACTCACCGCTGATGATCTTACGGAACTGGATGATGCAGAGGATGCCGTCATTGAAGGATTAGAGTCTTATCTGGAACCGATTGACCCAAAAGAAATTCAATATCTTGAAGACCTACTGCGTCAGTTTGACAACACCGGAGAAGATACCAAATGTGCCCGCTTCATCACCATGCTACGGCGAGAATTGAACGAACGAGAAAGTGCGATCGTTTTCACCCAATACACCGACACAATGGACTACTTGCGGGACTTTCTCAGTTCTAGTTTCGGTAGCTTAATTGCCTGCTACTCTGGTCGCAGTGGCGAACTGTATCGAAACGGGAAATGGCAGACCGTGCCCAAAGAAGACATCAAACATCGCTTCCGAGAAGGAGACATTAAACTTCTACTATGCACCGAATCTGCCAGTGAAGGCTTAAACTTGCAAACCTGTGGGGTGCTGTTCAACTATGATATGCCCTGGAACCCGATGCGAGTCGAGCAGCGGATCGGACGAATCGATCGAATTGGGCAGCGGTACACTACTGTAAGAATTCATAACTTTTACTACGACGGTACAGTAGAGGCAAAGGTGTACAAGAAACTGCGCGATCGCATCAATGCCTTTGCAACGGTTGTTGGCAACCTGCAACCCATCCTGGCAACAGTGCCAACCTTCCTAGAACGTGCGGTCATGAGCGCTGATCCGCAAGAAGAAGATGTCCTGCTCTCCGAATTTGATCACACTTTAGATACCCCACTCCTTCGTCCTGCCTTGGATGAAATGGTAGTTATGGATGTAGAGGCTGATCTGACCGCAATCAGAGAACCCATTCCTCCTACACCCACAACCCCTGAGGCGATCGAACACCTGTTCACCACTTTGGCTCTGGCGCAAGCCGTTGGAGCAGTCTTTGAGCGACAAAGCTCCAATACTTGGAAACTTATGTACAGGCAGCAAACCTACGCTGTCACCTTTTACCCCGATCGCTTCGATGAGTTTCCCTCACTACGACTCATGAGTTTTGGTGAACCGTTATTTGAAGAATTGCTTCAGCACATCATCTGTTACACACCGACATCAAGCTCTGACCTTCCCTAA
- a CDS encoding DUF5895 domain-containing protein: MATTTLHDNAQQNGHQRPATPIQPSTTAPLPQRDEFDSEAFEAQRESLPYLQLLNSQDPDQSGFFITTENKELVNFTPTEEWTPHTATFQNGTIAEGYRSLLARFLILHKSKLMMFDRDNSEFIGVYRKSQYDRSIMILKTRYLVYAISKDKRLLHDSPLLLTTKGSFSGSFGETVEQFRNDMSKAYGAATGAKKPRGDRFMALSILAVRVQPELKGQSKKSWVCSVADYGVPTVENWKSFFIGYRPELKERILTQFDEWAGFGNPERELEAQAQRQPSPHSAQAESDQEHEENFDDFDYGYPEEI, encoded by the coding sequence ATGGCAACGACAACACTTCACGACAACGCTCAACAGAATGGACATCAGCGCCCCGCAACACCCATTCAACCCTCCACCACTGCTCCTTTGCCCCAACGCGATGAGTTTGATTCAGAAGCGTTTGAAGCCCAACGAGAATCCCTGCCCTATCTGCAACTGCTGAATTCTCAAGACCCTGATCAATCTGGATTCTTCATCACCACTGAAAACAAGGAGTTGGTGAATTTCACTCCCACTGAGGAGTGGACACCCCACACAGCCACGTTTCAAAATGGCACGATCGCAGAAGGCTACCGCTCTTTACTGGCGCGGTTTTTGATCCTGCACAAGTCCAAGCTGATGATGTTCGATCGCGATAACAGTGAGTTCATCGGGGTGTACCGCAAGTCTCAATACGATCGCAGCATCATGATTCTCAAGACCCGCTATTTGGTCTATGCCATCAGCAAAGACAAGCGCTTGCTCCATGATTCGCCCCTACTCCTGACGACCAAGGGTTCGTTCTCCGGTAGCTTTGGCGAGACGGTGGAGCAATTCCGCAACGACATGAGCAAAGCCTATGGTGCGGCTACTGGAGCCAAGAAGCCGAGGGGCGATCGGTTTATGGCACTGAGCATTCTCGCCGTTCGAGTCCAGCCCGAACTCAAGGGACAGTCGAAGAAATCCTGGGTCTGTTCTGTGGCGGACTATGGCGTTCCAACCGTTGAGAACTGGAAGTCCTTCTTCATTGGCTACAGACCCGAACTCAAGGAACGGATTCTAACCCAGTTCGATGAGTGGGCTGGTTTTGGCAACCCGGAACGAGAGCTTGAGGCACAAGCCCAGCGGCAACCTTCCCCTCACTCTGCCCAAGCGGAGAGCGATCAGGAGCATGAAGAGAACTTTGACGACTTTGACTACGGCTATCCAGAGGAGATTTAG
- a CDS encoding helix-turn-helix domain-containing protein → MTRPRPLSDRDLALINLYANCQLGLSPRRFYAKREVSHEAIASICSRSPSTVRRWFGKGKHYRAPSSDDLRHLALMDFLLEHYDEVPPDLFDRLCGSPQRIQPQNPDSSST, encoded by the coding sequence ATGACTCGTCCTCGTCCCTTGAGCGATCGCGACCTGGCACTAATCAACCTCTATGCCAACTGCCAACTGGGACTTTCTCCTCGTCGCTTCTATGCCAAGCGGGAAGTGAGCCATGAGGCGATCGCCAGCATTTGTTCCCGTTCTCCCTCCACGGTACGTCGCTGGTTTGGCAAAGGCAAACACTACCGTGCCCCAAGTTCTGATGATTTGCGACATCTGGCGCTGATGGACTTTTTATTGGAACACTATGACGAAGTTCCGCCAGACCTATTCGATCGCTTGTGTGGTTCTCCTCAACGTATCCAGCCACAGAATCCAGACTCTTCCAGCACATAA
- a CDS encoding Arm DNA-binding domain-containing protein yields the protein MQPRKRQSKGMVSVISTHDRLQLRFHYGGRRYYLTLGLADTQVNRKVAEAKAKLIESDIIYERFDPTLEKYKPQNALSVANTAAPLPVPKTSLLDLWEKYTQFQQAHLEETTIIRDYGKIEKRIRKFPKPYLEDAIAIQAHLLSEFAAETAKRTLKQLSACCNWAIRKKLISENPFKELAQEVKTKKASKVSRKPFSKECVAAIISAFEHNTYCSKYSPISHSYYAPYVKFLFHTGCRPEEAIALKWKHVEKNQIYICEAVATDVRIRKTTKTDTPRYFPINFPINEELRAIFEAVRPEHPDPNSLVFPARRGKELDTHNFLNRVWKPVVEKLVEAGKVKEYLPQYNCRHTFITLCLESGIISRRVADWCGTSVAVIEEHYAGAIAHIQVPSFGLTDQTTLED from the coding sequence ATGCAACCCAGGAAACGCCAAAGCAAGGGAATGGTTTCTGTCATTTCCACCCACGATCGGTTACAACTTCGGTTTCATTACGGGGGTAGGCGTTATTATTTAACACTCGGCTTGGCAGACACTCAAGTTAATCGGAAAGTGGCAGAGGCAAAAGCCAAGCTTATTGAGTCAGACATCATTTATGAGCGCTTTGATCCAACCCTGGAGAAGTACAAGCCTCAAAATGCCTTGAGTGTTGCCAACACTGCTGCACCGCTTCCCGTCCCCAAAACATCACTGCTTGACCTGTGGGAGAAATACACCCAGTTTCAGCAGGCGCATTTGGAAGAGACAACAATTATTAGAGACTACGGCAAGATTGAAAAACGCATCCGGAAGTTCCCCAAGCCCTATTTAGAGGATGCCATTGCCATTCAAGCTCACTTGCTGAGTGAGTTTGCCGCAGAAACAGCCAAGCGAACCCTGAAGCAGCTTAGTGCTTGTTGCAACTGGGCAATCCGAAAAAAACTGATCTCCGAGAATCCATTCAAAGAACTGGCTCAGGAAGTGAAGACGAAAAAGGCGAGCAAAGTGTCTCGCAAACCGTTTTCCAAAGAGTGTGTAGCGGCAATTATTTCAGCGTTTGAACATAACACTTACTGCTCGAAATACTCTCCGATTTCCCATTCCTACTATGCTCCCTATGTCAAATTTCTGTTTCATACGGGTTGCAGACCTGAAGAAGCGATCGCCCTTAAGTGGAAGCATGTTGAGAAGAACCAGATCTACATCTGCGAAGCTGTCGCCACTGATGTTCGCATTCGGAAAACAACCAAAACCGACACACCTCGCTACTTTCCCATCAATTTTCCCATCAATGAGGAGCTAAGAGCTATCTTTGAGGCAGTCAGACCAGAGCATCCCGATCCAAATTCCCTCGTATTTCCGGCTAGAAGGGGCAAGGAGCTTGACACCCACAACTTCCTCAACCGGGTGTGGAAACCCGTGGTGGAAAAATTGGTGGAAGCAGGCAAGGTGAAGGAATATTTGCCTCAGTACAACTGTCGGCACACATTTATTACACTTTGTTTGGAAAGTGGGATTATATCCAGGCGAGTGGCAGATTGGTGCGGTACTTCAGTAGCGGTCATTGAGGAGCATTATGCAGGAGCGATCGCGCATATCCAGGTTCCTTCTTTCGGATTGACCGATCAAACAACTCTGGAAGATTAG
- the glmS gene encoding glutamine--fructose-6-phosphate transaminase (isomerizing), with the protein MCGIVGYIGTQPASGILLEGLRKLEYRGYDSAGIATLFEGKIDCVRAKGKLHNLQTKLVGHDYPGWIGIGHTRWATHGKPEEHNAHPHLDMSRRVAVVQNGIIENYRELREDLKQKGYEFVTETDTEVIPNLVANQLDQMQANCELEQYLSPFTEAVRRAVHQLEGSFAVALICTDYPDEIVIARQESAPLVIGFGQGEFFCASDIPAILPHTQAVVTLETGEMATLTPLGVSVYDFEGTRLRKHPYLLSGVSTATEKHGFRHFMLKEIYEQPGVVRTCLDHYLNLDWVTDRSTNPINLGLPVGLYTNLEQVQIIACGTSWHASLIGKYLIEQLAGIPAQVQYASEFRYAPPPLTPNTLTIGVTQSGETADTISALNMEKQRRADLDDRFQPRLLGITNRMQSTLARLVDYAIDMHAGIEIGVAATKSFTAQLMAFYGLALDLAYRRQTLSIDRLEQIILQLRQLPGQIEAILETQEKQIEELAHEFSETQDFIFIGRGINFPIALEGALKLKEISYIHAEGYPAGEMKHGPIALLDEKVPVVAIAMPGSVYEKVLSNAQEAKARDARLIGVTPVNDPHATEIFDDVLTVPDVEELLSPILAVVPLQLLSYHIAAHRGLDVDQPRNLAKSVTVE; encoded by the coding sequence ATGTGTGGAATTGTCGGCTACATCGGAACACAGCCAGCTAGCGGAATTCTCTTGGAGGGGCTACGGAAGCTGGAATACCGAGGCTACGACTCGGCCGGAATTGCCACACTGTTTGAGGGGAAAATTGACTGTGTGCGGGCGAAGGGAAAACTGCACAATCTGCAAACTAAACTAGTAGGACATGATTATCCCGGTTGGATTGGTATTGGGCATACGCGCTGGGCTACACACGGGAAGCCTGAAGAACACAATGCGCACCCACACCTCGATATGTCTAGACGAGTGGCGGTCGTACAAAACGGCATCATAGAAAACTACCGAGAATTGCGGGAAGATTTGAAGCAAAAAGGTTATGAATTTGTTACCGAAACAGATACCGAAGTCATTCCCAACTTAGTTGCTAATCAACTTGACCAAATGCAAGCCAATTGTGAATTGGAGCAGTATCTTTCTCCGTTCACAGAAGCGGTGCGCCGTGCAGTACATCAACTGGAAGGTTCGTTTGCGGTTGCTCTCATTTGTACAGACTATCCCGATGAAATTGTGATTGCCCGACAGGAGTCGGCCCCGTTGGTGATTGGCTTTGGGCAAGGAGAGTTTTTCTGCGCTTCGGATATTCCGGCAATTCTGCCGCACACGCAAGCGGTAGTGACGCTGGAAACCGGCGAAATGGCCACGCTGACGCCGCTGGGTGTATCGGTCTATGACTTTGAGGGAACGCGCCTACGCAAACATCCCTATCTGCTTAGCGGTGTTTCAACTGCCACCGAAAAGCATGGATTCCGCCACTTCATGTTGAAGGAAATTTATGAGCAACCGGGCGTAGTACGAACATGCTTGGATCATTACCTCAATCTTGATTGGGTGACCGATCGATCGACAAATCCCATTAACCTGGGCTTACCTGTCGGACTCTATACCAATTTGGAACAGGTGCAAATTATTGCTTGCGGGACTAGTTGGCACGCCAGTTTAATTGGCAAATACTTGATTGAACAATTAGCTGGAATCCCCGCTCAAGTCCAATATGCTTCAGAGTTTCGCTATGCGCCGCCGCCCTTAACACCGAATACCCTAACCATTGGTGTAACGCAATCGGGAGAAACCGCTGATACCATTTCTGCTTTGAATATGGAAAAACAGCGTCGTGCCGATTTGGACGATCGGTTTCAACCACGTTTGCTAGGCATTACCAACCGTATGCAAAGCACATTAGCTCGTTTGGTAGATTATGCAATTGATATGCATGCAGGAATTGAAATTGGCGTGGCAGCGACCAAATCATTTACTGCTCAATTGATGGCGTTTTACGGCTTGGCGCTTGATTTAGCCTATCGACGGCAAACCTTGTCGATCGATCGATTGGAACAGATCATTCTGCAATTGCGACAATTACCAGGACAGATTGAAGCTATTCTGGAAACTCAAGAGAAACAAATTGAGGAATTGGCACACGAATTTTCAGAAACTCAAGATTTCATTTTTATAGGACGTGGTATCAACTTTCCTATTGCACTTGAAGGAGCATTAAAACTCAAAGAGATCAGCTACATTCATGCGGAAGGCTATCCGGCTGGTGAAATGAAGCATGGGCCGATCGCTCTATTAGATGAAAAAGTTCCGGTGGTGGCGATCGCAATGCCTGGCAGCGTGTATGAAAAAGTACTCTCCAACGCCCAAGAAGCCAAAGCCCGTGACGCTCGCCTAATTGGAGTTACACCCGTCAATGATCCACACGCAACTGAAATTTTTGATGATGTATTGACTGTGCCGGATGTAGAAGAATTATTGTCTCCAATCCTAGCGGTTGTGCCGTTACAGTTACTGTCCTATCACATTGCTGCCCATCGGGGCTTAGATGTGGATCAGCCGCGCAATTTGGCGAAGTCAGTCACGGTGGAATAA
- a CDS encoding SHOCT domain-containing protein: MPVGHKDRKIAALLALISTIPPLPSGLHKFYLGQMRWGVVYLLLSWTPVPKIASALEAFWYLFQDPEEFDRYFNSNLQSMDTIDVAAVSAQSVTTVVPAHVNAVAEALRQLEQLRQDGLMSEYEFEQKRRQLLDRL, translated from the coding sequence ATGCCAGTTGGACATAAAGATCGTAAAATCGCAGCCCTGCTTGCTCTCATCAGTACCATTCCGCCGTTGCCTTCCGGACTGCACAAGTTCTACCTAGGGCAAATGCGTTGGGGCGTTGTCTACTTGCTGCTGTCTTGGACTCCTGTCCCCAAGATAGCTAGTGCGCTAGAGGCATTCTGGTATTTATTTCAAGATCCAGAGGAATTCGATCGTTACTTTAATTCCAACTTACAATCGATGGACACCATTGATGTAGCGGCTGTGTCAGCACAGTCAGTTACCACGGTGGTTCCTGCTCACGTGAATGCGGTAGCTGAGGCTCTACGCCAACTCGAGCAACTGCGCCAAGATGGACTGATGTCTGAATATGAGTTCGAGCAGAAGCGCCGGCAACTACTCGATCGACTGTAA
- a CDS encoding ComEA family DNA-binding protein, whose amino-acid sequence MKDKGFLGRWRPSRSRRLTDPYYRFQSLEEVQIAAKQGVRIDVNQASVDDWLRLPGLSIHQARTLVELARSGVAFHCTDDVAAALSVPVQSLRPLEPILQFCYYDAESVSTFQTVNPNTASIELLLQVPAIDLSLAQAIVQNRQQQGAYRSLSQFQQRLGLAGTLTAEIMHYLRF is encoded by the coding sequence ATGAAGGACAAAGGATTTCTGGGGCGATGGCGTCCATCTCGATCGCGGCGATTGACTGATCCCTACTATCGGTTTCAATCGCTAGAGGAAGTGCAGATCGCAGCTAAGCAAGGCGTGCGAATTGATGTCAATCAGGCGAGCGTGGACGATTGGTTGCGCTTACCAGGGCTATCGATTCATCAGGCTCGAACGTTGGTCGAATTAGCGCGATCGGGGGTAGCATTTCACTGTACCGATGATGTAGCCGCGGCGCTGAGTGTGCCAGTTCAGTCATTGCGCCCATTGGAACCGATTCTGCAATTTTGCTACTACGATGCGGAGAGTGTGAGCACCTTTCAGACGGTGAATCCCAATACCGCTTCGATTGAACTGCTGCTCCAGGTTCCGGCGATCGATTTGTCTTTAGCCCAGGCAATTGTGCAAAATCGGCAGCAACAAGGAGCCTATCGATCGCTGTCGCAATTCCAACAGCGTCTTGGACTAGCGGGGACACTCACCGCAGAAATAATGCATTATCTTCGGTTTTAA
- the lepB gene encoding signal peptidase I produces MASEQPDLGTQQSTELPSLTNPSGSSPDQAKAESRLPGRWWSRLSKPQRENLQILAIALVLAVILRLFIAEPRYIPSDSMVPTLEIGDRLVVEKVSYYLRSPQTGDIVVFDPPLQLQEFGYAPDKAFIKRIIGTPGDVVQIQTGCVYLNGHPLVEPYVAEPPAYDMPAVRVPAQQYFVMGDNRNNSNDSHVWGFLPRENIIGRAVFRFFPLNRLGPLKTEDNALFLR; encoded by the coding sequence ATGGCTTCTGAACAACCAGATTTAGGCACCCAGCAATCCACTGAATTGCCTTCATTGACTAATCCTTCGGGTTCTTCCCCCGATCAGGCTAAAGCTGAGTCAAGGTTGCCGGGTCGTTGGTGGTCGCGATTGTCTAAACCGCAGCGCGAGAACCTGCAAATTCTAGCGATCGCCTTGGTATTGGCTGTAATTCTGCGGCTGTTTATTGCCGAGCCGCGCTACATTCCCTCTGATTCGATGGTGCCAACGCTGGAAATTGGCGATCGGTTGGTGGTGGAGAAGGTAAGCTATTACCTGCGATCGCCTCAAACCGGTGACATTGTTGTTTTCGATCCACCGCTGCAATTGCAAGAATTTGGTTATGCTCCCGACAAGGCCTTTATTAAGCGCATTATTGGAACACCGGGCGATGTCGTGCAAATTCAAACTGGATGTGTGTATTTGAATGGGCACCCCCTAGTCGAGCCATATGTAGCAGAGCCTCCGGCTTATGACATGCCAGCAGTTCGCGTGCCAGCCCAGCAGTATTTTGTCATGGGAGACAACCGCAACAATAGTAACGATTCTCATGTTTGGGGCTTTTTGCCTCGAGAAAATATCATCGGTCGAGCCGTGTTTCGCTTTTTTCCACTCAATCGCCTTGGACCCCTTAAAACCGAAGATAATGCATTATTTCTGCGGTGA
- a CDS encoding DDE transposase family protein: MTNSDAWYVVKQPDGHCEIVRLDAGQALSAAAQSDQPEQTEPEHWGPFDSQGQAIARRVGLIRAGKCQPL; encoded by the coding sequence ATGACTAATTCAGACGCTTGGTATGTGGTGAAGCAACCAGACGGGCACTGTGAGATCGTGCGATTGGATGCAGGTCAAGCGCTTTCCGCGGCTGCCCAATCAGATCAGCCGGAGCAAACCGAACCAGAACACTGGGGCCCGTTTGATTCTCAAGGACAAGCGATCGCCCGTCGAGTGGGTCTGATTCGCGCGGGCAAATGTCAACCACTTTAG